From the Gallaecimonas kandeliae genome, one window contains:
- the deoA gene encoding thymidine phosphorylase, with translation MLAQEIIRKKRDGLPLSGEEIRFFVDGIRDNMVSEGQIAALAMAIYFNDMNLDERVALTGAMRDSGQVLSWGDLDLPGPVVDKHSTGGVGDLVSLVLGPLVAACGGYVPMISGRGLGHTGGTLDKLEAIPGYNVTPDDATFRRLVKDCGIAIIGQTGSLAPADKRFYATRDITATVESIALITASILSKKLACGLDALVMDVKVGSGAFMPTYEDSKALARSIVDVANGAGTRTHALLTDMNQVLASSAGNAVEIGETVRYLKGEGHNPRLHQVVMSLGAEMLKLGGLAQDDSEAQARLDQALASGAAAERFAKMVAGLGGPTDFMEKSELYLPKAPLSRAVYAKAQGTVAAMDTRALGLTVVGLGGAPRRAEDKIDHSVGLTDLIQLGQGTDRPLAVIHGRSPADLDAAEAAIQGAIELGDYQPTPVVYEVLK, from the coding sequence ATGCTGGCGCAGGAAATCATCCGCAAAAAGCGGGATGGCCTGCCTTTGTCCGGTGAAGAGATCCGTTTCTTCGTCGACGGCATCAGGGACAATATGGTCAGCGAGGGGCAGATAGCCGCGCTGGCCATGGCCATCTATTTCAACGACATGAACCTGGACGAGCGGGTGGCCCTGACCGGCGCCATGCGCGACTCCGGCCAGGTGCTGAGCTGGGGCGACCTGGATCTGCCGGGCCCTGTGGTGGACAAGCATTCCACCGGCGGCGTGGGGGATCTGGTGTCCCTGGTGCTCGGGCCCCTGGTGGCCGCCTGTGGCGGCTATGTGCCCATGATCTCCGGCCGTGGCCTCGGCCATACCGGTGGCACCCTGGACAAGCTGGAAGCCATACCGGGCTACAACGTCACCCCGGACGACGCCACCTTCAGGCGCCTGGTCAAGGACTGCGGCATCGCCATCATAGGCCAGACCGGCAGCCTGGCCCCGGCCGACAAACGCTTCTACGCCACCCGTGACATCACCGCTACGGTCGAGTCCATCGCCCTCATCACGGCGTCCATCCTCTCCAAGAAACTGGCCTGCGGCCTGGACGCCCTGGTGATGGACGTCAAGGTGGGCAGCGGCGCCTTCATGCCGACCTATGAAGACTCCAAGGCCCTGGCCCGCTCCATCGTCGATGTGGCCAATGGTGCCGGCACCCGTACCCATGCCCTCTTGACGGACATGAACCAGGTGCTGGCCTCGAGCGCCGGCAATGCCGTGGAGATCGGCGAGACGGTGCGCTACCTCAAGGGCGAGGGCCATAACCCCCGCCTGCACCAGGTGGTGATGAGCCTCGGCGCGGAGATGCTCAAATTAGGCGGCCTTGCCCAGGATGACAGCGAGGCCCAGGCGAGGCTTGACCAGGCTTTGGCCAGCGGCGCCGCCGCCGAGCGCTTCGCCAAGATGGTGGCCGGCCTTGGCGGCCCCACCGACTTTATGGAAAAGAGCGAGCTCTACCTGCCCAAGGCGCCCCTTAGCCGGGCCGTCTACGCCAAGGCTCAGGGGACAGTCGCTGCCATGGACACCCGGGCCCTGGGCCTGACCGTGGTGGGCCTCGGCGGCGCCCCCCGCCGCGCCGAGGACAAGATTGACCACAGCGTCGGCCTCACCGATCTCATCCAACTGGGGCAGGGCACCGACAGGCCGCTCGCCGTCATCCACGGCCGAAGCCCGGCCGACCTGGACGCGGCCGAAGCCGCCATCCAGGGCGCCATCGAACTTGGCGACTACCAGCCCACTCCCGTTGTCTACGAGGTGCTGAAATGA
- the deoC gene encoding deoxyribose-phosphate aldolase gives MIDIKNAAQQALGLMDLTTLNDNDTDAKVVALCHDAVTPVGNTAAICIYPRFIPAARKALRELGVEGKVKIATVTNFPLGGDDIEVAVAETRAAVAYGADEVDVVFPYRALMAGNEEVGFELVKACKAACGDVLLKVIIESGELKEPALIRKASDLSIAAGADFIKTSTGKVAVNATLEASEIMLTAIKDSGKDIGFKPAGGVRNATDAAQYLELAERIMGQGWLSPAHFRFGASSLLGNLLNTLGVETAEQQGGY, from the coding sequence ATGATTGATATCAAGAATGCTGCCCAGCAGGCGCTGGGTCTGATGGATCTCACCACCCTCAACGACAACGACACCGACGCCAAGGTCGTGGCCCTCTGCCATGACGCCGTCACCCCTGTGGGCAACACGGCCGCCATCTGCATCTACCCCCGCTTCATTCCCGCCGCCCGCAAGGCGCTGCGCGAGCTGGGCGTGGAAGGCAAGGTCAAGATTGCCACCGTCACCAATTTCCCCCTGGGCGGAGACGACATCGAAGTAGCGGTTGCCGAGACCCGCGCCGCCGTTGCCTACGGTGCCGACGAGGTGGACGTGGTCTTCCCCTACCGCGCCCTGATGGCCGGTAACGAGGAAGTCGGCTTCGAACTGGTCAAGGCCTGTAAGGCCGCCTGCGGCGATGTGCTGCTCAAGGTCATCATCGAGAGCGGCGAGCTCAAGGAGCCGGCCCTTATCCGTAAGGCCTCCGATCTGTCCATCGCCGCCGGTGCCGACTTCATCAAGACTTCCACCGGCAAGGTGGCCGTCAACGCCACCCTGGAAGCGAGCGAAATCATGCTGACCGCCATCAAGGACAGCGGCAAGGACATCGGCTTCAAGCCCGCCGGCGGCGTCCGCAATGCCACCGATGCCGCCCAGTACCTCGAGCTGGCCGAGCGCATCATGGGCCAGGGCTGGCTGAGCCCGGCCCATTTCCGTTTTGGTGCCTCCAGCCTGCTGGGCAACCTGTTGAACACCCTGGGTGTCGAGACCGCGGAGCAACAAGGGGGCTACTGA
- a CDS encoding outer membrane protein OmpK, producing the protein MKLKMQLAAAALAVGALSTSANATDFSGGIHKSDYKWMTFNLMHSEDNRLPFQNKKDTYLEMEFGGRSGIVDMYGYVDFFDVLNSSSDSLHNGDNFFAKLAPRFSLDAMTGKDLSFGPVKELYIATVTNIGDHGAFGGLWEHYIGLGSDVQVPWFGKMGLNLYARYVRENFGGKDEKKWDGYMLSTNWFKPVKTFADGSFISYQGYLDYKFGANEVGSQPGRSKTSTEWFNGIYYHTDRYAIGYGLKYYNQMAFFTDASDLTGVRQDTTGFGHYFSINYKF; encoded by the coding sequence ATGAAACTGAAAATGCAGCTTGCTGCCGCGGCCCTGGCCGTCGGCGCCCTGAGCACAAGCGCCAACGCGACTGACTTCTCCGGTGGCATCCACAAGAGTGACTACAAGTGGATGACCTTCAACCTGATGCATAGCGAAGACAACCGCCTGCCTTTCCAGAATAAAAAAGATACCTACCTGGAAATGGAGTTCGGTGGTCGCTCCGGCATCGTCGACATGTACGGCTATGTGGACTTCTTCGACGTCCTGAACAGCAGCAGCGACTCCCTGCACAACGGCGACAACTTCTTCGCCAAGCTGGCTCCTCGCTTCTCCCTGGACGCCATGACCGGCAAAGACCTGTCCTTCGGCCCCGTCAAGGAGCTGTACATCGCCACCGTCACCAACATCGGTGACCACGGCGCCTTCGGCGGCCTCTGGGAGCACTACATAGGTCTGGGTTCCGACGTGCAGGTGCCCTGGTTCGGCAAGATGGGCCTGAATCTTTACGCCCGCTATGTCCGTGAAAACTTCGGCGGCAAGGACGAGAAGAAGTGGGACGGTTACATGCTGTCCACCAACTGGTTCAAGCCGGTCAAGACCTTCGCCGACGGCTCCTTCATCAGCTACCAGGGCTACCTGGACTACAAATTCGGCGCCAACGAAGTGGGCAGCCAGCCTGGCCGCAGCAAGACCAGCACCGAGTGGTTCAACGGTATCTACTACCACACTGACCGCTACGCCATCGGTTACGGCCTGAAGTACTACAACCAGATGGCCTTCTTCACCGACGCCTCTGACCTGACCGGCGTTCGTCAGGACACCACCGGCTTCGGTCATTACTTCAGCATCAACTACAAGTTCTAA
- a CDS encoding DUF3157 family protein → MLKRFAEAALLLGLASTAHAAEVARVKLPNGALVSLKDDFTWEYVLMAEKDKGLAPAVLAKPELLGATAKDGVKVRLAHHRWDGERLGLTFGLENQNTENVVKVLAEVSFYGDDGKLLKQQELTLWQAEYRLPDSYLRQGQDRDSRELWVEGISPTQWQKGLLALKVKKLEFR, encoded by the coding sequence ATGTTGAAACGATTCGCTGAGGCCGCCCTGCTGCTTGGCCTGGCAAGTACGGCCCATGCCGCCGAGGTGGCCAGGGTCAAGCTGCCAAACGGTGCCCTGGTGAGCCTCAAGGACGACTTCACCTGGGAATATGTGCTGATGGCCGAAAAGGACAAGGGCCTGGCCCCGGCCGTCCTGGCCAAACCCGAGCTGCTGGGCGCCACGGCCAAGGACGGGGTCAAGGTCCGCCTGGCCCACCACCGCTGGGACGGCGAGCGCCTGGGCCTGACTTTCGGCCTTGAAAATCAGAACACCGAGAACGTGGTGAAGGTGCTGGCCGAGGTCAGTTTCTACGGCGATGACGGCAAGCTGCTCAAGCAGCAGGAGCTCACCCTCTGGCAGGCCGAATACCGGCTGCCGGACAGCTACCTGCGCCAGGGCCAGGACAGGGACAGCCGCGAGCTCTGGGTGGAGGGCATCAGCCCCACCCAGTGGCAGAAGGGACTCTTGGCCCTCAAGGTCAAGAAGCTGGAATTCCGCTGA